Genomic window (Acinonyx jubatus isolate Ajub_Pintada_27869175 chromosome B1, VMU_Ajub_asm_v1.0, whole genome shotgun sequence):
GTCCTGAGGATGGCAAAtctaaatgataaatgaaataaatatgtcgTTTATTTGAGTAGACTGATTAGCTGACTGAAGTGGCATTTGATtgatgagagagaaaatgccacaGCAGAAATTATTGTAAAAACTTTAGCAAGTGCTTTCATATGCATGTATTGAAAGTTCAGATTAGAAAGATCTCAGTTTAACAGCTTTGGTTTACTATTCTAGGGATGAGGGTGGGGAGGACATTCTTAAACTGTGCATTTGATTTCATGTCTGGTTAATGAGGTTCTTTCCCCCACAGCAAGGTACACATTAGTGCCAAACTTTAGTAGCTAGTAGACTAGGACACCTGCACGAAAGCAATCAAGTCAATACTTTGGTCACTAAGCCAGTAAATCTTATGTTGCACAAATGTGCAGTTTTTGCTGCAGCAAAACTGTGCTCAGGCTGTAGCATTAGcattatttttcaattgtttttcttttaaactgcgCATTTATTTCCCTTTGGTTTAAtcatgagtattttttaaaacataaactagTGTAAACTTTATTCCTAAAAACTTCAGATTCATCTCATTAAAACAGTTAAACAGTTACTCGGCAAACAATGAATCCAGTTTGGATACCTACATATGAACATGGCTATAGCACTACGCAATCTGCAGCGAAGGTCAGTCCATGAATGGAGGCTCtttacacataaatataaaaatattttattttcagatgctTTCACTTTTAAGGTACTTCCTTGAAAGGGATGtcaaaaaagtattaaataaaagaagtttcaaattttctgttaGGCTATGATTTGAGGGGGAGAGGAGTGGAAACCACTGTTGCTGGTTACATAACTGGAAATATTTGTGGCCACATGTGAAAGTATAAACTATTTCCAACAAAGTCATTTTTCCCTGAATCTGTTGGTGTGAAATGACATATTGttattttcaaaagcttttcTGCTTTTATTGAAATGCAACagttactgagcacttattatatTGCTTATTATGGAGTTCAGTTCATTTGTCCCTAACAAAACCAAAGCCACAGAtggtcttctctcttcctttgtggatgtatgtgcatgtgtgaagCTGTTTGTACATTCTTGGCTACTTTGCTTTTGAAGCACTTGGAGAAGCTCATCTACCTCTCAGCAGCTGGTTGGTTTTATAAAGCATCTCGGAAGGCAGACACGGCAGACACAGCACTCCCCAGTTTGCCAgaagttatttcttctttgaagattCATTTTCTTGAGGGGTATTGCTTTGCTCATTCAGTGAAGACTTTTGGGTATATAAAGGAAACAGAGTTTCAAACAGTTCTGCAGAAATTGTACTTTGGTCCCTAGACATTGTTGTCCTCAGGAACTGAACCTGTCATCTGGTTTGCCTTCTTCGTGACTGGGGTTATGTTAAAACAGAAATGGTAGGAAAGCTTTCCTATGCTTTGGATAGGAGGCAAATTTGCTTTTGTAGAATTTGTGACTGAGCAAAGCAGACAGGGCCTGGCTGAAGAAAACATATGTCACCACTAGCCACCAAGTTAAGTTGTGGAATCCAAAGGTGACAGCCATGGAAATGTAGATCATCAGCTCTGCTAAGTAGTTAGGGGAAGAAACGTATTCAAACCAGTCTCCGAAAGGGATTCGGTGGTTACAGTGAATGACCACtcctgaaacagaaacagaagacttCCTGAACATATGAAGTTGTGGAAAGAAAGCTTACCACTTCGGTCCCCAGGCAATTTACAAagactcttattttaaaaagaggatcactgggcacctgggtggctcagtcggttcagcaacccactttggctcaggtcatgatctcgcagtttgtgggtttgagccctgcactgagcttgctgctgtcagagcagagcctgcttcagattctctgtccccctctctctctgcccctcccctgctcgtgctctctctctctctcaaaaataaataaacattaaaaaaatgaaatgaggggcgcctgggtggctcatcgggttgagcgtccgacttcagctcgggtcatgatctcacggtctgtgagttcaggccccgcatcgggctctgtgctgacagctcagagcctggagcctgtttcggattctgtgtctccctctctctctgaccctcccccgttcatgctctctgtctcaaaaataaataaatgttaaaaaaaaaaattaaaaaaaaaatgaaatgaaataacaaagaGGATCACAGACCTGTGTGCAAACCCACTTCCCGTCACACTCCCATTGTCAACCTACTACGTATTAAAAAGTTGCACCCTTAGGTTGCACCATCAACTGAAAATAAGCACAAAGCAAACAAAGTCTGTTTCTCCACCAGACTTCCAAGCCAGTAATTAAGAGCTCAGACTGCAGTCAGACTGCaggagttcaaatcctgactccaccaCTTACATGTTGTGTAACTTTAGAAAAGTTGCTTAACATCTTtagtgtcctcatttgtaaagtgaggaTAAGACTCGAACCACCTCAAGAGAGCACTGTAAAGCTGTATGTAAAGCACTAAGAACAGGGCCCGGCACAGAATAAGCACTTGGTAAATGATGAATAGGATTATTCCATTTTTAGTACTTCAAAAGCCTATTATAAACTGTACCTGTGGTAAGTCAACACAAGCTAACTAAAAGTTAAGTTTTTTTGCTTTGACGGAATGATACTAACTCAGCAAAGTAACACTAGCACTCACATGCTGGTTAGGCACATATCGTCAGCACAGGCCCCAAAATGTGGGCACAGCATAGAATCACAGAATATCAGGGCTAGATGGGACCGGGGAGATCTTCTGGCATAAcggtctcattttacaaatgggaagatTAAGATTTTGACGAGGTgtcttgtcaaaaataaatatttgatagggccgcctaggtggcttagtcagttaagtgtctgacttcggctcacgtcatgatctaagagtttgtgagtttgagccccgtgtcgggctctgtgctgacagctcagagcctggagcctgcttcactttcggtgtctccctctctctctgcacctcctgctggcacgctctctttctctcttaaaataaaaaaacattaaaaaatgaatatttgataGATAAGTCATTAACtagggcaggaaggaaaaaaataaagaaacacagacAACTAACTTCTGAGGGTTAAAATCCACATGCAGTGCCTCTAAAAGACATctcacctgctttatttttcctgagaTTGCCGAGAATGACATGGCACTTGTACTGATGGACAGATGACCAGATAAACATCATCATTCCGAGGATATGGAACCACCGGGCTTGCATCAAGAGATTTTTCCCTATCACATAGACTACAGAAAAAAGAGTTACCTTATTGGCCAAAATGCAAAATTTCAGAGGCTCAGGGAATTAAACAATCATACAGTTAGAACACAATTATCCGACTGCTCTGTTCCTCATGACTAGAAAATTATCGTGATGTAATTTACCAAGGAcagaggggagaagaaaggggtaTGCTTTCCAGCCCGGGGCAGCTTCAGTGGTCCCTGACAGAGAACTCCACATTGACACATTCTCCTGTTCCCTTTTCAAACGCTTCAAGCACAGAGGTCAGCTCTGcctcctactctttttttttttttaatttatttattttgagagagacagagagtgtgtgagcttGGGAGGCAcagacagggagaatcccaagcaggctctatgctgccagtgcagagcccaaggtgggacttgaactcacaaactgtgagatcatgatctgagccgaagtcaagagctggacacccaaccaactgagccacccaggtgcccaaactcTTGGTGTCTCATACTCTTGTGTGGTAAGGCCACTGTGCATTTATATTTCTAAGCCTGGTTTTATGTCTTATTTCTTATAGTCTACCGTGAGAACACTTTCTAAAGGAATCCCACCCTGGGCTGCAGCCTTAAGCTATTCAGGGGAGACCCTGAATGCAGAACACAGACTTGACTGGCTCCAGCCAATGAAGAAAATCACTGGAAGTAAAGGCTCAGCATGGGGCTTctcaaaagagaaatgtaaactgCAAGATGAAAAATCAAACAGTATCCCTCTAATCTCTGATTAGAGGGAACCATGTTAGAGGGATTTCGTTCAGAAGCAGAAACACTCAAAAGTatcatcttcctctttcttctccagctACCAAGAAGACAGGAAGAATTCAGGTCTTCTGGGACTGGCATCAGAAAAGCAAATTAAGGACTTCCTTGTGATCAGCAGGAAGCAGGCAAGCTAGTTAGGAACCTGACTGAAGAAACAAAGCTGTCCATTGACTGCGGGGAAGAGCCTGAGGGTCTGGAGTCTAGAGAGAGCCCCTACAGAGTTGACTCAGGTAAGAGAACCAAGGATCGTACTATTCCATATGGGTAACTGAAGGCAGGGCTCAGCTGATGACAGCTGGGCTAATGAGAGTCCACCAATATCTACCtgtgttaatttcttttaaaaacttgtcCCATATAAACAGTTTACTATAGACTCTTAACGTTTACTAGATTTAGCCATTTAACTAAAAGGTTATCTtttcagaagttaaaaataaacaaaatgtgaaaaatagttttaaattcagCTGTAAGAGCAAGTCACTCTAGGATTAAAAACTGAGACAAGTGTTTGAGAGTTTACATCACTGCTAGAAGACCTGCTCTGAATCCGAGAAAGTACCTATGAGGAAAAAAGATTTCTAGGAGTACGTTGGAATTATAATGTGGGGAAGGGGAGTCAGGTGGAAGGCTGAGGCTCCAATCTGTGTAGTATTTAACtctgtttattcattaattaCTGACTGTCTACTGAGCCTGGCATCTCGCACAAGGCAGTGAATAAGTAAGGTAAAATCCCAGTCCTCATGAATCCACATTCTAGAGGCAAGAGGCAAACAGAAACAAGTAGACAAACCTATAATCAAGACAGGTTCAGGTAGAGATGGCactctggagaaaataaaatacaacgtATAATGGAGAGTGGTTGAAGGAAGACCCTCTagagtttaaacattttttttttaagatttcatttttaagtaatctcgatgtggggctcaaactcacaaccccgagatcaagagttgcatgctccaactgactgagccagccagcgcCCGACCCTCCAGACTTTGAAGACAAGGAGGTACGAAGGTGTGGGCAGCTTACAgacattctttcctttccctttcacaAAAATCctctgaaatcaggatgtgtCCTTAATTACAGATGAAGGttctgaggctcagagtggttaaACAAGCCAGAATTCAGATTCAAGCCCCCCTGAGTCCTAAGCTCATGCTTATTCCCATCAGGCCTTGCAGCTGGCAAATGCCCCAGTGTGTTCCCTCTCAATGAATTCCTGAAACCAGTTCTCACCACATTGTCCCAAAAGCCTGTATATGACCTCTTGAAAGACAAGTAGGTGAAAAAGAAGACAGCTTCAGAAATGAGTGTTTGGAaagtgatttttgtgtgtgtctcagctgccttttctttcttttctaccatACAGGAGGGAGGGCAAAAACAGTGGTCCAGCCAGCAGATGAAACTCCAGAAGAGATATGTAATGCCAATGGAGGCTAACAGACTGAAAGCTAGTGGGTTAGCCACATGCTTCAGAAAGCTCCTTTGGGTGGAAATCCCAGTAATGTTCACCACAGATAATAGTTCAAACCTTGATATGGCCTGCACATGAAAGAAAGCCAATGCAGAAAGCTCAGGGGGGAAATGCTGATTTGATTAAGTTCAGTGGAATCAGATGGAGAGATGCTAGCTGAGCGGCTGGAGccaataaataattcatgaattAAGAAAGATTGTTAATAAATTGTACTCTACAATCATTCCTCAAGCCATAAAGGCCTTGGGTTATACCACAGCAGCACAGAGAGGATTTTCAAGGGGCTCCTCTGATACTGAAATCAAACCTGAGGAGAAAGCTTACTGAGTATTCTAAATATCAGACTTTGGTCTCTATTTACAAGGATGGAAAGGGCAGCTTTACGGAACATGGAGAATTGAACTCAGAACAGTCATGAATAGTCTGCCTTACAGTGTCCAGGCAGATGGATATACCAAGGGTCCAGGGTAAAGTTAGCCTCAGCACTAAAAACTAACTTCATTTACCCCAAATGACTTGAGTTCTATGTAGTAAGTATGCACTGTTTTTACCAAAATGATAGTCATAAATGTTTTATCTtcagcctcccttcccccaccaaaaTATACTTTACTTCCTCCTCATAAACAAAGACCATgattttgcttctctcttcctgGCTAGTGGGAGCTCAGAAGTGTTCAGACACAATTCTGATTTACCACAGTACGCTTTTGTCCTCTCCCCTCAAGCTGCCTCACTTGAAGAAAAGCTCTGTTATAACTGGAATCATCCTAAGACCTAAATGACCTAAGCTTAAAATGGCTTTCTACTCCCTCTTCAAATCACAACTATTCTCCAGGAGCCCAGgccaccccttcctcctctggtTTTCTGAGATTTAATCCTGTACCACCCTTCCCCTTCCACACGTGCACACCAGAGGGACTGAGGCTTTGGTGAGACAACATTCTCTGCTGACCCTTTCTCTTGTTCTTGGGTGTTCCCCTGCTTCCTGTCCGACTCCTGAccacactctctctttccttccagacTAACTCCACATGAGTTCAGTGACTTCATTCCCACCAAGGGAGGCCCATGTCCCAATTCTTCACCCTTGCACCTCCTGAACACTTGGCACTTTAATATCTTTACAGGCATTAGTGCTTAGGTAAGTGTCTTTCAGGTTTCAGCAGTTTTCTAACAGTTAATGTATATACCCTTGGGCATGTTGACTTTTTCAAGCTACTAGTAGAGTCCAAACTCTTCATATTCAAAGTGAGTTGAGCAGGTCTACTTTCAAACTGCCCTAAAGCTTGGTGGGGCGCTTTGCCTCAAGAGTACCTCATATGCCCAGTGACTCAGCTAACAGACCCCAGGAACCACTCACCATTTCTGCCGTCCATTGGCACTTGGCTCAGCACAGTTAGGCCGATGAGGACGTAGTAGACGAGTCCAAAACAGTACTGCACAACGTGAATCACAGCATTGGAGAAGACACTGACATAGAAGCACTCGAAGAGCCTTCTCAGGCTGTGGAGCCACAGAAATACTAACACTAAGAATGCAGACAGCGCCAGCTCACTCCCTAGAATTCAGAATGCAACACGTTAGCATCTTTCTTTCCAGGACTAATCCAAAGTTGGATTTTTTCCtactattcaacacagtattaaGTAAGATTAGAGCTAGGAGAGGGCCCTAAAAATCATCTggtctaatatatattttttttaagtcatgagGAAGTGGGCCAAGCAAAGCTAAGGAATTTGGCTAGTGACAAACTCAGGTCTCTTGACTCTCCATCATGTGAAAGCCTTCTAGGTTACATGTATGTCACTGTGAAGGAGTCTGTGCACTCAGAACCTGAGGACTGTGGATCTCCAGTCCCTGGCACGACCAGCCAGATGAAGACAGTCCGGAAGAGTGCCCACATGACCTCTAACAATCCCAGCTGGTGGGATCCCTGAGTAAGGGGAGACAAGAGACCAAGGCACCTGGAGAGGCA
Coding sequences:
- the SRD5A3 gene encoding polyprenol reductase isoform X1, with the protein product MAPWAGVELSALNPLRALWLALTAAFLLTLVLQLVPAGLVPGCALFQDLIRYGKTKSEGPSRSAAYRVFDVPKRYFSHFYVISVLWNGFLLWHLTQSLFLGVPFPYWLHGLLRILGAAQFQGSELALSAFLVLVFLWLHSLRRLFECFYVSVFSNAVIHVVQYCFGLVYYVLIGLTVLSQVPMDGRNVYVIGKNLLMQARWFHILGMMMFIWSSVHQYKCHVILGNLRKNKAGVVIHCNHRIPFGDWFEYVSSPNYLAELMIYISMAVTFGFHNLTWWLVVTYVFFSQALSALLSHKFYKSKFASYPKHRKAFLPFLF
- the SRD5A3 gene encoding polyprenol reductase isoform X2, whose translation is MAPWAGVELSALNPLRALWLALTAAFLLTLVLQLVPAGLVPGCALFQDLIRYGKTKSEGPSRSAAYRVFDVPKRYFSHFYVISVLWNGFLLWHLTQSLFLGVPFPYWLHGLLRILGAAQFQGSELALSAFLVLVFLWLHSLRRLFECFYVSVFSNAVIHVVQYCFGLVYYVLIGLTVLSQVPMDGRNGVVIHCNHRIPFGDWFEYVSSPNYLAELMIYISMAVTFGFHNLTWWLVVTYVFFSQALSALLSHKFYKSKFASYPKHRKAFLPFLF